Proteins from a single region of Candidatus Woesearchaeota archaeon:
- a CDS encoding SDR family oxidoreductase, which yields MAAHNLFDLSNKIIVVTGGAGHLGKSISEGLAEANAIVFIAGNNLEKCQMVAEEINLKFNLKTTQALELDINSSNSINACFKNITQKHGKIDVLINNACFGKGGTIEDISEENWTDGINGTINGVFKCIQAVIPHMNRNKGGSIINIASIYGVVSPDPNIYGDSGFNNPPNYGAGKAAIIQFTKYAACHLGTKKIRVNAISPGAFPDEDVQKNKNFITHLNKKIPLGRIGRSDELKGITIFLSSDASSYITGANIMVDGGWTAW from the coding sequence ATGGCTGCACATAATTTATTCGATCTATCCAACAAAATCATTGTAGTTACCGGAGGCGCTGGACATCTTGGAAAAAGCATCTCTGAAGGTTTGGCAGAGGCAAATGCAATAGTATTTATAGCAGGAAATAATCTTGAAAAGTGCCAAATGGTTGCAGAAGAAATAAACCTAAAATTTAATTTGAAAACTACTCAAGCGTTAGAACTAGATATTAATTCTTCGAACTCTATCAACGCTTGTTTTAAAAACATTACACAAAAACATGGCAAGATTGATGTTCTCATCAATAACGCTTGTTTTGGGAAAGGCGGAACCATTGAAGACATTTCAGAAGAAAACTGGACTGATGGAATTAATGGAACTATCAATGGTGTCTTTAAATGCATACAAGCAGTTATTCCCCATATGAACAGAAATAAAGGTGGATCGATTATTAACATTGCTTCAATCTATGGCGTTGTTTCTCCTGATCCAAATATTTATGGTGATTCAGGTTTTAATAATCCACCGAATTATGGAGCTGGCAAAGCTGCGATAATCCAATTCACGAAATATGCAGCCTGTCATTTAGGAACAAAAAAAATAAGAGTTAATGCTATCAGCCCAGGGGCGTTTCCTGATGAAGATGTCCAGAAAAATAAAAATTTTATTACCCATCTTAATAAGAAAATTCCTTTAGGAAGGATTGGGAGAAGCGATGAACTCAAAGGGATCACTATCTTTTTATCGTCAGATGCCTCAAGCTATATTACCGGGGCGAATATTATGGTAGATGGAGGTTGGACTGCATGGTAA